One Helicoverpa zea isolate HzStark_Cry1AcR chromosome 30, ilHelZeax1.1, whole genome shotgun sequence genomic window, ACCCTTTCCGATCCTATCATTTCTGACGAGCACAAAACCAGGAAGCGAATAGCTGGTGGAAGGGAGATGCGGTTTGAGCCAACTCTCAGAAACCAGGACAACATGAACGTTAGCATCAGAAAATGCTTCGTATAAATCATTATAATGACTAGGCACACTCTGAGCATTTATATGACATATGTTGAGAAAATGTCGGTTGTGCTGACTAAAGGTCATTCGCAGGTAGTCACCAAGAGTGTCTGTACAGGAGCAAAAGCTTGAGTTTGATAAGTTAGAAGAACTATTGGCAGAATGAAAAGAATCATCATTGGCAGtcataagataaaaaataaataaaatattatatactataaataatagaatataaacacaaaataaaatcaaaaaactaaactatACAGTAGGGTGACGCAGTACAAAAGTACATCTCTGCACCACCCACCAGCTGTAACAATGcaagaaaaatctaaaaaggCTAAAATTAACTGATGAAAGTACAAGAAAAGGTATGTTTAAGACATTCGGTGAACattatcaaaatgaaaaatatgcaGGAACAACTCAACGTGCAACGGAACGTACGAACATAACCGAAACGTCAATGTCAATAATGTCAGTGACAGTGATGTGACAGTCAGTAGTAGTGACATATCATAATCttattattgtaaattgaaGGTGATACTAAAAAACAGATACAGAAGAGAAAAACTAGCAAAAGGCACAACTTTGAAGAGATTGTTGATAGCGAaaagtatacatatatacataaaatGCTTAAATTGCTTATAAATGTTGCGAACCATATGAAAGCGCTATTGTAAGGTACGTAAACATTGCTTCAAGCACATTAAGATTATACCTTATCAATCAGccaataaaaaactaaacaaatactAAACACTAAGTACGTTATTCTAGGACTTGCCACGAGCAGCAGATGGCGGTTGCGCAGAACCCTTGGGGTATTTCAGCAGCAATGGATCGAGTTCAGCTTGGGAGGATATTTTGTGACGACTGCCATCAGGAGCTTTGATGTGAATGACTCCTTCTTGGGTCCAAGAAAACCGCATACCGAAATGCAGTCGCGCCTTGCTGAAAACAAGCTGCCTGGTCCGAGTCAGGAACTCCTTAATGGCAATTGAAGATCCCTTCAGTGATGTTTTGACTCTCCATACTGAAGCTTTCTGACTCACATCAGCAAACCTCACCAATATGGGTCGAGAACGATCCTTATTTGATGTTCCGAGCCGATGACAAATGGTGATGTTATCTCCTGAGATATCTTTGAGAGACAATTTACTATGGAGAGTCTCAAGAATATGGGCTTTGCAGTCCTTCTTGTCATCTTCGGGGATCCCAGTAAAAATAAGTGCCTTCCGTCGACTCCGCATCTCCAACCCGTCAACCAACTTGGAGCATTCCTGTATCTGGTTCTTTAAAAGGCCCAACATAGTAAACACCAACTCACGGAAACCACGAAATTCCTCAGCAAGTTTAGCAATGGTGTTGGACTTCGGGAGACTAGCAGTCTGAATTTGAGCTTCCATCTCCGACATCTTACTCAGGATGAGCTCCTCCAAGTTCTTCTGGGTTGCGTGAACATCAGCCAGTTGTATTTGTGACATAGTAGTGCTTGTAGGAAGTGTGTCAAAATTTGTGCAAGTGATCAGCTGGTAGGTGGTATAGTGCAAGTgctaatatttacataacacttCACCCTCTCTATATAAGTTTTAGCAACTAGTATATTCCTCCAAAAGCAAAGAAATAAATTGctaactaattaaattaatatttaattgatatttaattaagagcATAGTAAAAACCTGTTACCCGGACACCCCGATACCCCTTGACAAGACTGATTGTCAAacattctggcttctgactacccgtaacgattacGGCTCACCAATTTAACATGCCTCTCGAAACAAGGAGGAAGTTTTCATGACGTAGATGAGACTTATAAAGCACTAGCtcccaccagcggtttcacccgcatcccgtgggaacccctgcccgaacccggataaaaagtagcctatagccttcctcgataaatgggctatctaaaagtgaaatatttttaaagcggaccatcaaacaaactcttcagcttaataatattagtataattaTGTAGATAGTATAGTTTAATGCaacttttcgttgtaattttataactcaagaacggtcTCACCTATTCAAACCAATTGTTTAGGCTTTTTTggactatttagtagatggtttatgtgaagtttgcacaaaatcggtcaagcggttcttcatttatctatactaatattataaagctgaagagtttgtttgtttgtttgtttgaacgcgctaatctcaggaactactggtccgatttgaaaatttctttcagtgttagatagcccatttatcgaggaaggctataggctactttttaccccggtacgggaagtagttcccacgggatgcgggtgaaaccgctggcagaagctagtaagtgataaagtccaccattttttaacaaaatggtggactttGTACGTAGCGAAGCACATACCGGGCCGTTAGTATACAAAAATGCTGAAATTCTTCCGCTAACAGCAGGAAAAAAGCTAACAAAATTGATATAGGAAAAACTACAGGAAACACAATCGATATAAATATTTGtcaataataatgtaggtactacgATTTATCGAGTATCGTAAAATCTATCGATAAGAGCTTATTTTTAACGAACTAGTTTCCTCCAACGGTTTTCACTACTCCgtgaacccggataaaagtacTAGCCAATAGGCTATCTAaagctgaaagaatttttcaaattggtccagtaaCAACGAACAAAAAACCAGGTCCAAACAAACGCTGCTATGGTCCATCAAAATCCATTATTTTTAGCGTGAACGAGCCACAAACACAATaattccggctccatcatcagatcagttcgacattaccatattattgtattgtcatcagaactacatacagctgccaattttcatgacgctaagATCCTTGGAAAATGGTTtacttagattccattacatactGCACAATATATGTAGGTGGACCtattaaaagcgtgttaaaatacatacatcCTCAAAAATAGACTTCCAAATAAAAGtatcaattatagttcggccattcagagaatgcgttcctgacacgtcgcgattgaactgacgacgtaactacattcattgattattgatataataatgttgttttaatgctcctcaattgttaaaacggtaaacaaccagcaaaaatatttttatcgtaactgcaacgccattgcaaagttacgtcgtcagttcaatcgcgacgtgtcaggaacgcattctctgaatggccgaactatacctaaTCTAACTCCTAACATTCACAAATCCTTCATCAGGCAAATACGTAACATTCTTGGACTTAGAAAGCTGGTAAGCAATGTCCTCAGCCGCTTCAATTCTTCGCAATTCCACTAGGCCTTCACCGGCAGTACCAAACGCCTTAGCCAATAGTGTAGCCTGTTGGGTATCACCTTCTGCAGAAATAACTGCTGCCTTCTTCTTCTGTTCAGCCTTTTCAACCATGATCCTTGCTTTCTCAGCTTCTAACTGAgctatttgttttaattctACTGCTTGAAGAAATTCCCGTCCAAACGTTATGTGTACTATTGCTATATCATCAAGTATGAGTCCAAATTGACGAGCTCTTTCAGTGAGACTTTCATTAACTTTGAATGACACCATTTCTCTTTGTGTTATTAATTCGCTTGCATCGAATTGAGCGACCACTGCTTTTAATACTTCTCCTGTTATTGAAGGGAGTACTCTCTGATCGTAGTCTTCGCCTAAAGTTGTATATATCTTTGGCAGTTCTTCAGCTATAGGTCTGAATAAAATTCTCAGAGTAACTTCAACTCTTTGAAGGTCCTTGCTACCAGTTACAGTAGACACATTTCGAGGATTCGATTTCACGTCAAAAATTATCGGTTTCTGGACCCAAGGTATGATGAAATGTGTACCTTCTCCTACAACCATGTTTTTTATGCCTGAGAACCTGTCGAAGATTACTGCTCTTTCTCCACCATCTACATTGTAAAGAGCGTTATTGGCTACTCCTCCGACAAAGGCTAGACCGACACCCATTTGcgtaagtcggttaaaaactttACTTGCCATATCTaggttatacaaggtgttgatttgcatttgtgccatagttcaggaggaggacatacaatacgtaaataatcgattggaattacagtagatgggaaataactaatatgcactgttttttttgtcattgtaatgtcatggtatttccgaagtaatccaattttatgaattaaatttatgagtgatcgttgcgtatgctttgtgtttgcgttcgTGTGAGGGTGctgcacggttttaacgccagtaacatacgcgccaagtttaaataaggctagatgacatttacggaattccgaaaaaaaattaaagaaaaaaaattacgtaccaatttttttattgatttgggtcgagaatcattagcataattacctccttgaatatggcacggatgcaaatcaacagcttgtataacctCCTTGTTCTGGAATTCCGTCTTGATTCAGTTGATGGCTATTCTCAGTTAGAATGCTCAATATTTGTGCACATAAAATGGGAGTTTGTAAACACACTCGAAATTAGTAGTTTCTCAAGCGTAAATAAGCAAAAGCTTCAAATGAACTCAAAATTGCAGTAATAGCACTTCACAGTATAAAAATTGCTCTAGACAAACACAGAATTTTCCAGAACACAGTCACTTTTCCAGACCTATTTTAACCTATAATATTTCTTCACATGTGTCAGAAAATCTTAGTTTTTGACTTGCTCTCTTCACAGTTCAAAAAAAGACTCTAGACAACCACAGCACTTTCACACACAGTCACTTTTCTAACCAATATTagtgtataatatttttcacaagGTGCATGGAAAATCTTCCACGTTAGTCCACCAAGAGGGACTAAAAATTGGAGTAATAGCACTTCACAGttcaaaaaaaatgctttagatAAACACAGAACTTCCAGAACACAGTCACTTTTCTAACAAATGTTGGTCTATAATATTTCTTCACAAGATGTATGGAAAATCTTCCACGCTGGTTCACCAAGAGTCTAAAAACACTACTGATAGTTTTTCAAGGTAATTTAATTAGTGGATGATTTATCACCTACCTTTTATGACAGGCTCGCTACTGAACTATAAATTTTATAGTCTAAGAGTTTGTGAGTAAATTTTTAGAACATTGGCGTTGCCTTCATCAAACTgttatggtcttactacaaaaacttaaacatgtgtcaaacacttgtctaaaaaaagtgcgcctgcaaaatggaccttatttcaacgtcataatctgtcattttttagacaagtgttaaacagacgtttaaaaggtTTTGTGGTACGACGATTATAGTCCCACTATtggcgttatgctcgtgaacgggtgctgcttgtggtaccaggtcgtcttgctgactacatattttcttgactcgtaatataatgtgtatgacttttgatttgaacagtagtcctagttcaccgttttcactgtttatgttgtaaatttgttttttttttttttttttttttatatatataaaacacGTCGTGTTTCACATGTCGCTGAGAACGccctaaaactatacctattttcactgaatggaggcattatgttctctcttttttttttcgacattttttttttgtagctgcttgagtaataggtatgggaaaggtgtgtactagctaatatgattacatgtttacttgtttttttttatacaaatttatgtgtataattttgagtgatatttttatttatttttttgtatacggttcttcaaaccatacagacagaattgtgttgctggggagtttgttccaccacttcttcttcccagcaaaaacacttaggaagtggtgaagggcgggcgttttcggggctgtcttttgtagatttgacgttcaaaaagtgctgattttcagcctactttgaataaatgacttttgattttgattttgattttgggCACAGTAATCCCATTACCGTTCTATGAAAACTTGCTTATTTAGCTGGGAGGTCCGCCAAATTCTTTACTTACGATTTTTTTATACAGGCGTCTATTTTTTTACAACACACTTTTATTAGGACGACCTGGATATGCAAccatgtaatggaatctaaggtaactaatttgtcattttccaaggatcgtagcgtcatgaaaatagGCAGCCgcatgtagttctgatgacattaCAATAATGTGGTACTGTccaactgatctgatgatggagccggaagatatgaactggaacttttTGGCATTTACCTGCATTTGTAgaagtgattaaaaaaaaattatttacttactgaTTAACAATTGTCTATCtacttttcagtgttttttggAGTCCgcattaaaaagttttgttcaaaatcaaaagtaattaattcaaattaggctgcaaaacagcacttttcgaacgtcttTACAAGAGAAGAACGAATTTACAAGAGAccgtccccaaaacgcccacccttcaccacttcttatgtgttgttgctgggaagaagaagtggcgcaacacactccccagcaacacatgttgGAAATATTACCCAGAATCGAAAAGTTTTTTTAGCAACGcggtgaataaaaataaatgtgacaaattcacatacctacatactatGTATTTGATAATACAATATTAGACGGAAATGATCAACACATTCACGATAGCGAGGCTAATCTATTTAAttcattcaaaatatatttgtgcCTACTACGGATTTGACTAAAGTAATTCAGTGTTGTTTTTTTCGTGGAATTTCctacataatcatcatcatcatcatcatcatcatcatcatcatcagcctatagcagtccactgctggacataggcctctccaagtgcacgccactgagatcgattttcggctgctcgcatccagctcctgccagccgtcttgcgcaagtcatcactccctACATAATAACTCTTGCTATAGGTAAGGTAGGTAAAACAGACCACTTCTCGAAAACAACTATTAAATATACCCaaaaccttctcctaagtctgacaaatactatactGATAATcgcattaaaatcggttcagccaaatgAAAGATAGTCgtacacaaacatacataaataaggTCGAACTAAGAATCTCCTTTTTATGAAACCATTTtgaaacggacgtttatgtcaTCAGTGAAAATgtcttgtttttcataaaacaactgtttactttgaaaattgaaagtgAAAATTAATTAGTgaacagttatttatttttagcccataatttcttttttatttttgatttgaagGCCTCCTCatcttgcttccacacttctcgacCTTTCAAAAAAAACCCACCAGTCTCGACGATACAACAGTTGTTTTACGAAAAACTGACGtatatgttgtcggtgaaaatgATCCTTACCCAGTAATAATATATCAGTGATTTCATAGTCACCAGCTCCTGTACTATAACCGCGCAGTTAACGACACTGCGGTGCGTGACATCTATCTCAAGCGCTCAGATAATTCCATGCGCCCGCGCTATAAAAATAGACGCGATCAAATATTTAGTTCGGCAATTTTTAAGCTCAGAAAGTCAGTAGGTACCCGAGCatagttaaactgtaggtcccggcagtcagtgaacatcttcggcagtccgTACCGTaacggtagtcagaagccagtcttaccaaggggtattgggttgcctggataactgggctgaggaggtcagatgaggcagtcgctccttgtggcacactggtactcagctacatccggtaagactggaagccgaccccaacatagttggtaaaaaaaCCTTAggagatgataatgatgaaagTCAGTATCCGGCTCTCTGTCTTTTTAGTGGCTTTTAAAGAGCACTTAACCACCCTATTTAAACGACTTAAAAAAATGAGGTTTTCTATTTGACATATAAGTATGTTTGCATGTCTGTGCGCGATTatttcaaattaggctgaaCTGATTGTaagcggttttcagcatagcaTATTTTGTTAGACTTGAGATTAGGCTGAACTGATTGTaagcggttttcagcatagcaTATTTTGTTAGACTTGAGATTAGGTGTTAGGTATGTTATTGAAGTCGGTttaatatctttaaaaaaagttttagatttttaaggcgacgaattggtaaacaataattccataaccggcacgcgcatctaagacgccaagaggggacggagagtctgagcggggcgaggataacaatacgcgcgctagcttataactaaaagtcgtaagcgacaaaatggttttgtaattttattatttagaaatgataatttgataaaaattccttccacaattttaaagagtatgtatatactcaactactaaaaaagttaagaggcttaaatcggtcccgtttccccataatatgtgaatctctttttaaaaagaggtatgtttgatatatttttctctgttacaaaagttacctaatcatgttttgaagtctaacaaaataaggtttatatcatgaactttcaggtgagcaagttgtattttgatccgttttgtatttactgagaaaaattccTTCctaatccttggcgccaaaatttccaattcgtcctcttaaagtTCAGAGGAGCTCGATCAATggttaagcaacacttggcGCGGTAAGCTagtagatgggtgaccatcttgtcatgacaagttcctccgtgtttcagaaggctACTTCTATTCGTGGGTCCTGGCtggcatttgaacatctttggcagtcgttacggttagaCAAAAGAAGTCTGACAACCTTCCTTTGCAAAGGGTATTAGGATACCTAGGTTGAGGCTGTCTtgggggactggacgccatagattcccagaccccctccactcaggcgaggtcggagtgccgctgggcctttttagtgcgtataccgggaacgtctttaccggggagtcccacatacccttGTCCCGTCCcacgacgggaaggggatgcgtaatagcatttttagcccaacgacaacaaaaaaaaagttgaggCTGGTTACCCGTGGTATCATTAACGTCCCGGAAAAAAATTGAACTGCTTCCATTGGAAAGTTTTCTTCTTAAACTAATACCAACCGGAAAAAAAGCAAAACCGCAAAGGTTATCACATGAGTCATGGAAACGACTGTATCAATTTTGATAAAACCGATAAGCGGCGTCAATTGATTGTTATAGATTGGCGAGATTAGCACGGTTCAGCTACACTTATCTACGGTAATCCTGTATGATTCGATGATaacagaaacaagtaaaaactTACTATAGTTCTTGCGAAAGTTAATGGCGGTCCGTAACTAAATTCAGAGCACAACTACGAGCATATGGGGCCCCTCTTGCACCCCCATCATCCGCTGATATTTAAAAATGGTTTCTTTACAACGACTCGCGTAATGTTCCGtacgacaaaaagtttgacgagtataataatgtaggtataaggCTAACTAGACGTTTCTGAGACCTCTTCTGTCAGAAATAGTGTCTTTCTAATAATGCCTCTATCCAATATTAGGGGTATTCAAGGCAAGCCTTATTCTACCATACTTACTTATCTGTTTGACGTCATCTCACCAGTAACATTTTATACagccatatcatctttcagttactttcgcatttataatattagtaagggtGATCTCTCTAAGGGCCTCGAAATTTTTCGTAGCAAAAAATTCGAGGCCagagaatctatactaatataatgaagagcAAAACatttttggccttactacaaaaactttaaaccctgttttacacttgtctaataaaattttggctgcaaaatgaaccatatgtcaacgtcataatttgacatttttttagacaaggcataaactgacgtttaaaagtttttgtggtaagacggtttttgtttataccctaaaggctccgaaactaaaccgatttaaaacccttcactgttggaaagctacactcttcacgaataacataggctatattttatcccggtacggacagtagatcccacaggacgcggaagaaaccgcggaaaaacgacAAGTTTTTCATAacgagaacttctggccacTGGTCGTGgcgttccgtcgcttccgcggacaagtgccacaggaccgcacatTGACATGTATTACTTAGTTTATAGTGACTAAGATTTTGTATATAACATAAAGATATATGCTaatttttaaggtatttatatATGGGCCATtgatgcctgaaaataaagatgatttgatatAAAACTGTGACCTTAGAAACTCGTATATATATAGTTCGAAGCTGGAGAATCTGCAAAAAAAACTGGAGTACGTGATAAGTACAACATTATCAAAATTGTAAACGCCTGACACAACATTTTGAAGTAGGTTAAAATGAGATAAATACCGCTATGATAACAGATACAGCACGTCAGATGCAAATGATTGATAATGCATGTATCTTTGATAAGAACTCTGAAAGTGATAGTACTGTAGCGAAAGAAAACCTCGAAaactattttcaaaattcaaaaatcatttattcaaacttggctgcaaaacagcactttttaaacgtcaggaatttaaatgtaaataagacagcccccaaaacgcccacccttcaccacttcctatgtttttgctgggaagattttaataatttcacaccACCATCGGAAaatcggctgtcattgaacatttttggcagccgttacgggtagagagaagccagtaagtctgacaccagtctaaccaaggggtattgtgttgcccgggtagctgggttgaggatgtcagataggcggtcgctccttgtaaaacactggaacatctttggcagtcgttacgggtagtcaaaagccagtaagtctgacaccagtctaaccaaggggtattgtgttgcccgggtagctgggttgaggatgtcagataggcgGCCACTCCTAGTAAAATaccctactcagctgcattcggttagactggaagccgaccccaacatagttggaaaaaggctagggaTGAGATTCTATTACATAATTACGTTGTAGGTCGAcgtaataaaagcgtgttaaaaattcAAGTATTTTTCACTTATTTTCTGTCCTCCACAACTGTAACAGACTATGAGAAATgtatttgttcaaatatttatatgaattcaattttattgaCGGCATATCCAATGTTTACAGTGTACAGTGCACACAACACCGCGACCTTGGGTTTGTGAAAATTACAAATATACACAACAGTTTATTAATTCATTGAGGGCATAAGTAGGTGCCtgttttatcttaaaaataaaggGGGCCAATTCAAatgcatttttagggttccgtacccagagggtaaaacgggaccctattgttgtcgctcctctgtccgtccgtccggtccgtccgtccgtccgtctgtcaccaagctgtatctcatgaaccgtgatagttagagagttgaaatttttacagatgatgtatttctgttgccgctataacaaaaaaaatactgaaaactggaataaaa contains:
- the LOC124644403 gene encoding protein l(2)37Cc-like; amino-acid sequence: MASKVFNRLTQMGVGLAFVGGVANNALYNVDGGERAVIFDRFSGIKNMVVGEGTHFIIPWVQKPIIFDVKSNPRNVSTVTGSKDLQRVEVTLRILFRPIAEELPKIYTTLGEDYDQRVLPSITGEVLKAVVAQFDASELITQREMVSFKVNESLTERARQFGLILDDIAIVHITFGREFLQAVELKQIAQLEAEKARIMVEKAEQKKKAAVISAEGDTQQATLLAKAFGTAGEGLVELRRIEAAEDIAYQLSKSKNVTYLPDEGFVNVRS